The following nucleotide sequence is from Endozoicomonas sp. GU-1.
ATCGAGAGCCGGATCGACACTATAAATACAAATTAGCGATAGTGCGTTTCAAAGAGGAATGCTGTCTGAGGGGGCTGCCGCTGAAGGGCCAGAAAGTCACAACGAATGCCGTGGTTCATGGGCTTCAGTCAGTCAGTGCAATACTGGAGCTGGCGCGCTTTAAGGAGTTATGTTGCCTGAGAGGCCTGGCGTTGCATGGTCGGCAGGTCACACCGGACGAGGTTATTCAGGATTATCAGGCCGCTGGGGCAAACTTGGAGCTGGCGCGCTTCAAAGCGGAATGTTGTCTTAAAGGGGGGTTAGTGAATGGCCAGAGGATCCTGCCGGATGAGGTGGTTAAGGACTTTCCGGATAATCCGAGAGGCAAACTGGGGCTGGCCCGCTTCAAAGCGGACTGTTGCCTGAATGGCTTGGCGTTGAATGGCCAGCAGGTCACTGCAGATGAGGTAGTTAAGGATTTTCAGGCGGTCGGGGTATTTCTGGAGTTAGCGCACTTTAAGGAACAGTGTTGCCTGAGGGGCGTGGCGTTGAATGGCCGGGAGGTCACAACGGATGAGGTGGTTCAGGGTTTCCCGAATAGTCCGGAAGGCAAACTTGGGATAGCACGCTTTAAGGAAAAATGTTGCCTGAGGGGGCTGGTGTTGAATGATCGGCAGGTCACGCCGGATGAGGTGGATTTCCCTGATACTCCGGAAGGCCTGCTGGGGATGGCACGCTTCAGGGATCAATGTTGGCTGAAGAGCCTGACGTTGAATGGCCAGCTGGTCACGGCGGATGAGGTGGCCAAGGGTTATCAGGCCGCCGGGGCAACCCTGGAGCTAATACGTTTGAAGGAGCAATGTTGCCTGCTGGGTCAGTCTTTGAACGGTCAGCCGGTCACAGCGGATGAGGTGGTCAAGGATTATCAGGAAGCCAGGGCAGCATTGGAGATGGCACGTTTCAAACAGGAATGCTGCCTGAAGAAGCGGCCATTGAATGGCCAGCAGGTCACAGCGGATGAGGTGGTCAGGGATTTTCCGGATAGTCTGGATGGTCGGCTGGGACTAGCACACTTCCGGGAAAAATGTTGCCTGAAGGGGCTGGCGTTGAATGGTCAGCCGGTCACACCGGAGGCGGTGGTTAATGGTTTCCCGAATAGTCCGGAAGGCAGGCTGGGAATAGTGCGTTTCAAAGCGGAATGTTGCCTGAGGGGGCTGCTGTTGAAGGGGCGGCGCGTCACAACGGATGAGGTAGTGAAAGATTTTCAGGCCATCAGGGCAACACTGGAGCTGGTGTGCTTCAAGGAGCAATGTTGCCTGAAGGGCCTTGCCTTGAATGGCCAACAGATCACGCCCTATACGGTGGTTAAGGGTTTTCAGTTGGTCGGGGCAACTCTGCAACTGGCCCACTTTAAAGCCGAGTGCTGCCTGAGAGGGCTGGTGGTGAATGATCGGCAAGTCACACCGGCTGAGGTGGTTAAGGGTTTCCCGGAGAGTCCGGAAGGCAAACTGGGGAGAGCGCACTTCAAAGCGGAATGTTGCCTGAAGGGGCGGCTGTTGAATGGCCAGCAGGTGACAGCGGATGAGGTGGTTAAGGATTATCAGGCCGCCAGAGCAACACTGGAGCTGGGGCGTTTTATGGAACAATGTTGCCTGAGAAATCTGCGGCTGAATGGTCAGCCGGTCACACCGGCTGAGGTGGTTAATGCTTTTCCGGAGAGTCCGGAAGGCAAGCTGGGGATAGCGCGCTTTAAGGAAAAATGTTGTCTGAGGGGCTTGCTGTTGAATAATCAGCAGGTGACACCGGACGCGGTGATTAAGGATTTTCCCGACAGTCCGGAGGGCAAACTGGGCATAGCGTGTTTTAAGTCACAATGTTGCCTGATGGGGCTGCTGCTGAACGATCAGCAAGTCACACCGCAAGCGGTAATCAAGGACTATGAATGCGGTAGCTGGTGGCTCGAACGCGCTATTTTTTATGCCCAGCTGGCGTTGAATGCAAGAGAATTGAATGGCAGCCTTCTGGATAACCAGAAAGTATTGGAAGCTTTTAATAAAGTACCCGGGGATAATTCTTCAAGGCAAGTCAGGTACCTGATACAAAGGTTGAAACACCCTCAGCAATACCATGAAACCAATGAAGCCCGGAAGATACTGCAAACGGCCTGGCAAATCTTAAACAACGTATCAAGCAAAGACGATGAGCAACATCGACTGCAAAGTCTTTTGCAATTCATGGCTTTGTACCATGAGCTGCCAATTGATCGTCAGAGAGTGTCAGCAGGACAGGTATATCGATCCCTCACTCTGCTGCGGAGTTCATTTCAGAATTCACGCCTGCATTTCTTCTTCCTGTCACACTGCCATATCACGAGACAGCCTGTTAATGGACGGTATATCCATAAGGGGCAAGTGCTGGAGTGCCTGCAGAGTTTTCCAGCAGGAACCGCTCTGCGCCATGCTTTAGGCTTCTGGTTTGAACAAAGCATCTGTGAAGCCAATTTAATGGAAAATATACTCCACAACCTGAAAGCTGTCGTTCCCGCAAGATGGGACAGTGATGGTGTTTACCGATACGCAACCTCTGCCAGTCAACACAGCTCCGCCGCCTCGGCAGTTGCTGGCAGTGGGGCTCTGCAACCTTCGTCAAAACAATGGTTAAATGTCGGCGAACCGGGGCTCCCCGACATTCAGCTGCCCCGGTTACATGCGCTAAAGCTGAAAACATTTGAGATTATTGCGGAAGTGAATCGTTTTTATGCTGATCCACCCATCCTGATTACCGGTTCATACGCACGCTTTTTGCAGAACCGCTGCTCATTATTTATTGATATTGACATTCAATGCACGTCAGACGAGTCTGCCAGAAAATTCCTGGAAAAATTGCAGGTACTCAACACCGACAGTGATTCCGTCATTCCCCAAAGCATGGTCATTTGGGCAACTCCGGGGTGTCAGGCGACCAAGCAACCAAAAGTCTACAATGTTCATCTTAATTACGGTGATCTGGGTGCCAAATTAATGGGGCTTCACATCAGTGTTGATACCGGGGTGGCCGATGAAAAGGCAACACAATTAGCTGCTACTGGTGTTGAGAGAACGTTCAGCGATTTGTCGTTTGCTGAACAAACCAGATCACTGAACGATACGCTGGGATTCCTCGTTAATTACCTTGATCTGCTGACCGTGGAATTCCAAAAAGGAGCAGTATTTGAATTACCTGAAACCCTGCTTTTTAATAATCCCAAAAACCCTGATGAGCGTATTTATGGCTTGCTTACCTGTGCTCTGATGTCCCTGAGTTACGCCAGGGAGTTTATTGCCCGGCACTCTTCTGGAGGCAAACCCGACTTACCGCCTGACTCGCCTCAAGAAGCATATCAACGCCTGCATACACTTACTGCAACTGTGCAAACGCAACTGAATAACCACGCTTACCGTGATGATTTTGAGCAAATAGTGAAGGACTTGCTATCGACAATTCAGAATGAAAGTGATGACGATATTGAGCGGAAGGACTTGATCAAATTAGTGCTGGCAATGTTTCAGCCTCCCGGGGAGGTGCAATGAATTTTGCAATAAAAAAGCCAGACAACTGTCTAGGAGGCTGACCGAGAATAGCGCCCGTAGCGAGGATGGCAGAAAATTGAGGATAAAAAGTCGGAAATTTTTAGCGAATAGTGGTTCTATTTGCTAAAAATTTCTGACTTTTTAGACCAATTTGCTGCCACCGCAGTAGGGCAGTCTATTCTCGGTCAGCCTCCTAGCTTGAGCGTGTATCAGTTCGTACGCTTAACTTTGGTTTTCTTTGGTCAGATCAGCGATTTCTTTCAGGCGTTCCAGTACTTTCTGGTTGATGGAGCCCTTTGGATAATTGCCTTTGCTGTTCATAACACCCGGACGATGGCCGGTCAGCAGCTCAAGTGCCTCTTCAACATGAGAAACGGCATAAACATTAAACTTCTTGGCTTTTACCGCATCCACTACCTTGCTGTGCAGCATCAGGTTCCGAACGTTCGCCTGAGGGATAATGACCCCCTGCTCACCGGTCAGACCCCTGGCATTACAGAGATCAAAGAAACCTTCGATTTTCTCGTTAACACCACCAATGGCCTGAACTTCACCGTGCTGGTTCATGGAGCCGGTGACGGCATAGCATTGCTTGATCGGAGTATTGGTCAATGCTGAGAGCAGACAGCAGAGCTCAGCCATGGATGCACTGTCGCCGTCGATATAACCGTAGGATTGTTCCATCGCCAGACTGGCGGAAATCGCCAGTGGGAATTTTTGCGCATAACGGCTGCCAAGATAACCGGTCAGGATCATAACCCCTTTCGAGTGAATGGCCTGACCCAGGGCGACCTCCCGCTCAATATCCACAATACCCTGGCTGCCGGGATAAACCGCGGCGGTAATCCGGGCGGGAGAGCCAAAACAGGCATCTCCCACAGAGAGCACAGTTAAACCATTGATCTTACCAATCTGCTCACCGTCAGTATCAATCAGAATGCTGCCTTCCAGCATATCATCCAGAATTTGCTTACTGACCCGGCCAGTCCGCTCAGCCTTGGCATCCAGCGCCCGGTCAATGTGCTCGTGGTTGATTTTACGGCCATTGCCGGTGCGTCGGATAAAATCAGCCTCGGCCAGCAAGTCGAAGAGTTCGCCGATTTTTGCCGACAGTTGAGACTGGTTTTCGGTCATCCGGGAGCTTTGTTCGATCATCCGGGCAACCGCCGATGCTGACAGTGGTGGATAGTTTTCATCGTCTGCCCGGTTTTTCAGCAGCTGGGCAAACGCCTGAATGGTTTCAGGAGAGCGTGGCAGCTGGTCATCAAAGTCCACCAGTACCCGGAACATTTCGTGGAAATCCGGGTCGAGCTGCTGAAGGATGTAATAGATATCCCGGGAGCCAACCAGAATCACCTTCACATGCAGTGGAATAATTTCCGGGGTGAGGGTGATGGTGTTCATCAACCCCATCTCGGAGTAGGGGGATTCAATTTTCAACTGCCGCTCTTTCAGCGCCCGTTTCAGGGCTTCCCAGACGAAAGGTTCTTCCAGCAGCTTGTTGGCTTCCAGCAATAGATAACCGCCATTGGCCTGGTGCAGAGAACCGGGGCAGATCTGACGGAAGTTGGTTACCAGGGCTCCCATCTCACTGGCGTATTCGATGCGGCCAAAGAGGTTCTTGTAGTTGGGGTGAGACTCATAAATAACCGGCGCAGCGGCATCGTTCTTATGGCCGACCACCAGGTTGGGGGCGTAGAGCTCTTCTAATGCTGATCGTTTGCTGGCATCTTCTTTGGACTCCATTGCCCGTTCATCCGCCAGGTATTCAATTACCGTTCTGTGCAGGTGCTGTTTGACGGCTTCCAGGTAATCCAGAACATTCTGCTCTTTGCTGTATTTTTTCAGCATAGGCTTCATCAGGGGAGCCAGAGCCTGATCAATGGTGTCCTGATTCAGGTCCTGCAGCTTTTCGTTGGATTCCCGTTTCCACTGGGGCAGTTCCACCAGAGACTCATTGAGTTTGGTTTCCAGTTCACTGATGTCGTTATTGAACTTTTCCCGCTTTTTATCCGGCAATTGCGCGAACTCGGTTTCGTCCATCGCCTTACCGCTGGACATTGGCGTGAAGCTCAAGGCACCGGTA
It contains:
- a CDS encoding Lon protease family protein is translated as MKDLGFKSTEELENYVGILGQERATSAIQFGVAMHRSGYNIYVMGESGTGRMSYLRKYLETEAKRQSSSDDWAYVNNFDNPREPKALKLPAGLGSDLQKDFESFIDKLLMTFPAAFENPTYQQKKSAIERSFNKRYDQAIDQIEQEALKRDIALYRDTGALSFTPMSSGKAMDETEFAQLPDKKREKFNNDISELETKLNESLVELPQWKRESNEKLQDLNQDTIDQALAPLMKPMLKKYSKEQNVLDYLEAVKQHLHRTVIEYLADERAMESKEDASKRSALEELYAPNLVVGHKNDAAAPVIYESHPNYKNLFGRIEYASEMGALVTNFRQICPGSLHQANGGYLLLEANKLLEEPFVWEALKRALKERQLKIESPYSEMGLMNTITLTPEIIPLHVKVILVGSRDIYYILQQLDPDFHEMFRVLVDFDDQLPRSPETIQAFAQLLKNRADDENYPPLSASAVARMIEQSSRMTENQSQLSAKIGELFDLLAEADFIRRTGNGRKINHEHIDRALDAKAERTGRVSKQILDDMLEGSILIDTDGEQIGKINGLTVLSVGDACFGSPARITAAVYPGSQGIVDIEREVALGQAIHSKGVMILTGYLGSRYAQKFPLAISASLAMEQSYGYIDGDSASMAELCCLLSALTNTPIKQCYAVTGSMNQHGEVQAIGGVNEKIEGFFDLCNARGLTGEQGVIIPQANVRNLMLHSKVVDAVKAKKFNVYAVSHVEEALELLTGHRPGVMNSKGNYPKGSINQKVLERLKEIADLTKENQS